A stretch of the Pongo pygmaeus isolate AG05252 chromosome 16, NHGRI_mPonPyg2-v2.0_pri, whole genome shotgun sequence genome encodes the following:
- the HAUS2 gene encoding HAUS augmin-like complex subunit 2 isoform X2 encodes MNNHLEAVLKEKRSLRQRLLKPMCQENLPIEAVYHRYMVHLLELAVTFIERLETHLETIRNIPHLAANLKKMNQALAKMDILVTETEELADNILKWRKQQNEVSSCIPKILAEESYLYKHDIIMPPLPFTSKVHVQTINAK; translated from the exons ATGAATAATCATTTGGAAGCAGTGCTGAAAGAGAAGAGATCCCTTAGGCAAAGACTGTTGAAACCCATGTGCCAGGAAAACTTACCTATTGAAGCTGTTTATCACAG ataTATGGTACATTTGCTGGAGTTGGCTGTGACTTTCATTGAGAGATTAGAAACCCACCTTGAAACAATTAGAAATATTCCTCATTTAGCTGCAAATCTAAAGAAAATG AACCAGGCTTTAGCAAAGATGGATATATTGGTGACTGAGACAGAAGAACTGGCAGATAATATACTCAAGTGGCGTAAACAACAAAATGAAGTTTCGTCTTGTATCCCCAAAATATTAGCTGAAGAAAGTTATCTTTATAAACATGATATTATAATGCCTCCTTTACCTTTTACTTCTAAAGTCCATGTCCAAACTATTAATGCCAAGTAG
- the HAUS2 gene encoding HAUS augmin-like complex subunit 2 isoform X3, with the protein MVHLLELAVTFIERLETHLETIRNIPHLAANLKKMNQALAKMDILVTETEELADNILKWRKQQNEVSSCIPKILAEESYLYKHDIIMPPLPFTSKVHVQTINAK; encoded by the exons ATGGTACATTTGCTGGAGTTGGCTGTGACTTTCATTGAGAGATTAGAAACCCACCTTGAAACAATTAGAAATATTCCTCATTTAGCTGCAAATCTAAAGAAAATG AACCAGGCTTTAGCAAAGATGGATATATTGGTGACTGAGACAGAAGAACTGGCAGATAATATACTCAAGTGGCGTAAACAACAAAATGAAGTTTCGTCTTGTATCCCCAAAATATTAGCTGAAGAAAGTTATCTTTATAAACATGATATTATAATGCCTCCTTTACCTTTTACTTCTAAAGTCCATGTCCAAACTATTAATGCCAAGTAG